The Siniperca chuatsi isolate FFG_IHB_CAS linkage group LG2, ASM2008510v1, whole genome shotgun sequence genome window below encodes:
- the zmat1 gene encoding zinc finger matrin-type protein 1, translating to MDDRSVCTPQLAESDAQNNTTSTPNAASVTDADKVINTKLDSTQVEGDKSEEELLKGLLTDDYCHVCEAVLLFESQRLSHYEGKKHAQKVRVYLQAKRAEKMNNESTGPQQTMTTDKDHFCELCNMVFSSHVVARSHYEGKVHSKNLRKQGLQPPVIDRYTEVRTSPSLTQDSANTDQKSVPEGGMEHLLDPTATPTTPSTEVDLRDPDKYCALCAASFNNPQMAVQHYNGRKHQRNQARQDLLKELGDDVQQANSLMCPMCSVQFNSVEMYQAHMQGNKHQIREKKVTDLCKSQQKVYSTFADELSDYIQVQKARGITPKTSQVLPLGDTQKEDEEEEEEEVLNKGDITELNKPMPTFLPTSNPPHHSRLGCYNPVEGWRPPYQGPPRPSHGWGYNCPPPVLPSSGSPLFAGQPIKRRRRRKQSSSSSYMTSSSHSSSHSSSYSSSTSDSDDSAYRRREKRRIRRSRRERDRRARDEDSNKEEKRRKRRRRERDNESGDRRRGESGESEEEKRRKKRRNHGKRRRQEKQSREEDFGAEGGERVMDNLMPENLMDNRKETEVHIQAEMNVEQGDVGQDEPAKPKYRKEKKKTKEKVDTRTEEEKLWDDSILGC from the exons ATGGACGACAGAAGTGTCTGTACTCCGCAGCTTGCGGAGTCAGACGCTCAAAATAACACTACTAGTACCCCTAACGCGGCTTCTGTCACAGATGCTGACAAAGTAATAAACACTAAACTAGATAGTACCCAGGTTGAAG GAGACAAGAGTGAAGAGGAGCTACTAAAGGGTCTCCTCACTGACGACTACTGCCATGTGTGTGAGGCTGTGCTGCTCTTTGAATCTCAGCGGCTGTCCCACTATGAG GGAAAGAAACATGCTCAGAAAGTCAGAGTGTACCTGCAGGCCAAGAGAGCTGAGAAGATGAACAACGAGTCCACAGGACCCCAG CAGACAATGACTACTGACAAGGACCATTTCTGTGAGCTGTGTAACATGGTGTTTAGTTCTCACGTGGTGGCAAGATCACACTATGAAGGCAAAGTCCATTCAAAAAATCTTCGTAAACAAGGTCTTCAGCCCCCAG TTATAGACAGGTACACAGAGGTGCGTACTTCACCAAGTCTGACTCAGGATTCTGCTAATACTGACCAGAAATCAGTCCCAGAGGGTGGTATGGAGCATCTTCTGGACCCAACAGCCACCCCAACTACCCCCAGCACAGAGGTTGATCTGAGGGACCCTGACAAGTACTGTGCCCTCTGTGCTGCTTCCTTCAACAATCCCCAAATGGCTGTGCAGCACTACAATGGACGCAAACACCAGAGGAATCAGGCAAGACAGGACCTGCTCAAAGAGCTCGGAGACGATGTGCAACAAG CCAACTCCCTGATGTGTCCGATGTGTAGTGTGCAATTTAACTCTGTGGAGATGTACCAGGCCCACATGCAGGGAAACAAACACCAGATTAG GGAGAAGAAGGTCACTGACCTGTGCAAATCCCAACAAAAAGTCTACAGCACATTTGCAGACGAACTGTCAGATTACATTCAGGTTCAGAAGGCTCGTGGAATCACCCCCAAGACCAGTCAAGTCCTCCCTCTGGGTGACACACaaaaggaggatgaggaagaagaagaagaggaagtaTTAAACAAGGGGGATATCACAGAACTGAACAAACCTATGCCCACCTTCCTTCCCACCTCTAACCCTCCTCATCACTCCCGCCTTGGTTGTTACAACCCAGTTGAAGGGTGGCGTCCTCCATATCAGGGCCCTCCCCGGCCATCCCATGGCTGGGGTTACAACTGCCCTCCCCCAGTGCTTCCAAGCTCAGGCTCTCCACTGTTCGCTGGTCAGCCCATAAAGAGAAGGAGGCGCAGAAAGCAGTCAAGCTCCTCCTCGTATATGACCTCATCATCTCACTCCTCGTCGCATTCCTCCTCCTATAGCAGTAGCACAAGTGACAGCGATGACAGTGCATACAGGcgcagagaaaagaggaggattAGAAGAtccaggagggagagagacaggagggcTAGAGATGAGGACTCAAacaaggaggagaagaggaggaagcgacggaggagggaaagagataATGAGTCGGGGGACAGGAGAAGAGGGGAATCTGGAGAgtcagaggaagagaagaggcgAAAAAAGCGAAGAAATCATGGCAAGCGGAGAAGACAAGAAAAGCAATCCCGGGAGGAGGACTTTGGGGCGGAAGGAGGTGAAAGGGTGATGGACAATTTAATGCCAGAGAACCTGATGGACAATAGAAAAGAGACTGAAGTGCATATTCAGGCTGAAATGAATGTTGAGCAAGGGGATGTTGGACAAGATGAGCCAGCCAAACCTAAATacaggaaagagaagaagaaaacaaaagagaaagtaGATActaggacagaggaggagaagctgTGGGACGACTCCATTCTGGGCTGTTAA
- the gnrh2 gene encoding progonadoliberin-2: MCVSRLVLLLGLLLCVGAQLSSGQHWSHGWYPGGKRELDSFGTSEISEEIKLCEAGECSYLRPQRRNILRNILLDALARELQKRK, from the exons ATGTGCGTATCTCGGCTGGTTTTGCTGCTTGGGCTGCTTCTATGTGTGGGGGCTCAGCTGTCCAGCGGCCAGCACTGGTCCCATGGTTGGTACCCTGGAGGCAAGAGGGAGCTGGACTCTTTCGGCACATCAGAG atTTCAGAGGAGATTAAGCTATGTGAGGCAGGAGAATGCAGCTATTTGAGACCCCAGAGGAGGAATATCCTGAGAAACATTCTT CTGGATGCCTTAGCCAGAGAGCTCCAGAAAAGGAAGTGA